One Mugil cephalus isolate CIBA_MC_2020 chromosome 8, CIBA_Mcephalus_1.1, whole genome shotgun sequence genomic window carries:
- the lrrc8ab gene encoding volume-regulated anion channel subunit LRRC8A, translated as MIPITELRYFVDTQPAYRILKPWWDVFTDYISIVMLMISVFGGTLQVTQDKMICLPCKWVVNNTCKKNFSSTIPTSLFLEPKGIQYDLDRHQYNYVDAVCYENRLHWFAKYFPYLVLLHTLIFLACSNFWFKFPRTSSKLEHFVSILLKCFDSPWTTRALSETVVEESDPKPMKMNGSMDHKESVISEDVEASVPMLQRTKTRFEQGIVDRTETGVLDKKEGEQAKALFEKVKKFRIHVEEGDIVYRLYIRQTIIKVIKFILIICYTGYYVHDIKFSVDCSVNIESLTGYSVYRCAHPLATLFKILACFYISLVVVYGLICMYTLCWMLRRSLKKYSFESIREESSYSDIPDVKNDFAFMLHMIDQYDPLYSKRFAVFLSEVSENKLRQLNLNNEWTLDKLRQRITKNSQEKLELHLFMLSGIPDTVFDLMELEVLKLELIPDVTIPPIIAQLVNLREMWLYHTPAKIEAPALAFLRENLKSLHIKFTDIKEIPLWIYSLKNLSELHLTGNLSADNNRYIVIDGLRELKRLKVLRLKSNLTKLPQVVTDVGMHLQKLSINNEGTKLMVLNSLKKMVNLTELELIRCDLERIPHSIFSLHNLQEIDLKDNNLKTIEEIISFQHLHRLVCLKLWYNQIAYIPIQIGTLTNLEKLYLNRNKIEKIPSQLFYCRKMRFLDLSHNNLTYIPTDIGFLQNLQYLAVTANRIESLPNELFQCKKLRTLNLGNNCLQSLPSRFGELTALTQLELRGNRLECLPVELGECRQLKRTGLVVEEDLFTTLPTEVKEQLWKADKEQA; from the exons ATGATCCCCATCACTGAATTGCGGTACTTTGTGGACACCCAGCCAGCATACCGCATCCTGAAACCATGGTGGGACGTGTTCACCGACTACATCTCCATTGTCATGCTCATGATTTCTGTATTCGGGGGGACGTTGCAGGTCACCCAGGACAAGATGATCTGCCTGCCCTGCAAATGGGTGGTCAACAATACCTGCAAGAAGAATTTCAGTTCCACCATCCCCACGTCGTTGTTCTTGGAGCCCAAAGGGATCCAGTATGATCTGGACCGCCATCAGTACAACTACGTTGATGCAGTGTGCTATGAAAATAGATTGCACTGGTTTGCCAAGTATTTCCCCTACCTTGTATTACTGCACACACTCATTTTCCTGGCTTGCAGCAACTTTTGGTTCAAGTTTCCTCGGACTAGCTCCAAACTAGAGCACTTTGTATCCATCCTGCTGAAATGCTTTGACTCTCCATGGACAACCAGAGCACTATCGGAGACGGTGGTTGAAGAGAGCGATCCAAAACCGATGAAAATGAACGGATCAATGGACCACAAGGAGTCTGTAATCAGCGAGGATGTTGAGGCAAGTGTTCCTATGCTCCAGAGGACAAAGACACGCTTTGAGCAGGGCATCGTAGACAGAACAGAAACGGGAGTTTTGGACAAGAAAGAGGGCGAACAGGCGAAAGCCCTGTTTGAAAAAGTCAAGAAGTTTCGCATACACGTGGAAGAAGGAGACATCGTGTACAGGCTGTACATCCGTCAGACTATTATCAAAGTCATCAAGTTTATATTGATAATCTGCTACACAGGGTATTATGTCCACGACATTAAATTCAGTGTTGACTGTTCTGTAAATATAGAGAGCCTGACTGGTTACAGCGTGTACCGGTGTGCTCACCCACTGGCTACTCTTTTTAAAATCTTAGCCTGTTTCTACATTAGTTTAGTGGTGGTGTATGGCTTGATCTGCATGTACACGCTTTGCTGGATGCTTCGGCGCTCTCTAAAGAAGTACTCCTTCGAGTCAATTCGGGAAGAGAGCAGCTACAGTGACATACCTGATGTCAAGAATGACTTTGCGTTCATGTTGCACATGATAGACCAGTATGACCCTCTGTACTCTAAGCGCTTTGCTGTGTTCCTCTCCGAAGTCAGCGAAAATAAGCTGAGGCAGCTCAACCTCAACAACGAATGGACACTGGACAAGCTCAGGCAGAGGATCACTAAGAACTCTCAGGAGAAGTTGGAATTGCACCTTTTCATGTTGAGTGGCATTCCAGATACAGTGTTCGACCTGATGGAGTTGGAGGTTCTTAAACTGGAGCTAATCCCAGACGTTACCATTCCCCCGATCATCGCTCAGCTGGTCAACCTGCGAGAGATGTGGCTTTACCACACCCCGGCCAAAATCGAAGCCCCGGCATTGGCTTTTCTGCGTGAGAACTTAAAGTCTCTGCACATCAAGTTCACTGACATCAAAGAAATCCCGCTGTGGATCTACAGTTTGAAGAACCTTAGTGAACTCCATCTCACAGGAAATCTCAGTGCTGACAACAACCGTTACATTGTCATCGATGGACTCCGGGAGCTCAAGAGGCTCAAAGTTCTCCGGCTGAAGAGCAATCTCACCAAGCTACCTCAAGTGGTGACTGATGTGGGCATGCACCTCCAGAAACTTTCCATAAACAACGAAGGCACCAAGCTGATGGTGCTCAACAGCTTGAAGAAGATGGTGAACCTGACGGAACTCGAGCTCATTCGCTGCGATCTAGAACGCATACCGCACTCAATCTTCAGTTTGCACAATCTGCAGGAGATCGATCTGAaggacaacaacctgaagaccATCGAGGAGATCATCAGCTTCCAGCACCTTCATCGGCTGGTCTGCCTTAAGCTCTGGTACAACCAGATTGCCTACATTCCCATACAGATTGGCACCCTCACTAACCTGGAGAAGCTCTACCTGAACAGAAACAAGATCGAGAAGATCCCCAGCCAGTTGTTCTACTGCCGTAAGATGCGCTTCTTGGACTTGAGCCATAACAACCTAACCTATATCCCAACAGACATTGGCTTCCTCCAGAATCTTCAGTACCTGGCAGTGACGGCAAACAGA ATCGAGAGCCTCCCTAATGAGCTGTTCCAGTGCAAGAAGCTTCGCACCTTGAACCTGGGAAACAATTGCCTTCAGTCTCTGCCGTCACGATTCGGAGAGCTGACCGCGCTGACGCAACTCGAGCTGAGAGGAAACCGCCTGGAGTGTCTGCCCGTGGAGCTGGGAGAGTGCCGACAGCTGAAAAGAACtggtctggtggtggaggaggacctTTTCACCACGCTGCCCACGGAGGTTAAGGAGCAGTTGTGGAAAGCTGACAAAGAACAAGCGTAA
- the hscb gene encoding iron-sulfur cluster co-chaperone protein HscB isoform X1 translates to MLSSNCFRMLFASRALLHPQWPSLPKAVTCSAHCMSTSFLRKDSWHSSTNLRAPGKDRYVLNFTNHVTSHRSCSTSQVKLNCWNCKKLLDTSPAFFCVSCKVVQPPDDRASYFTIMDCDDTFTLDTQKLQRRYLQLQRSLHPDNFSQKSVKEQEYSESQSALVNKAYKTLLKPLSRGLYMLELQGMRIEDGADPGADSDFLMELMEINEALDEAQSSKEADKIGQDTKGKLADLTEQIDSALRKGELQAAKALLAQMKYYANIEEKVKEKLSEFM, encoded by the exons ATGTTGTCATCGAACTGTTTCCGGATGTTGTTCGCATCCCGGGCCCTGCTGCACCCTCAGTGGCCGTCTCTTCCCAAAGCTGTTACATGTTCAGCTCACTGTATGTCCaccagcttcctcaggaaggaCTCATGGCACAGCAGCACGAACCTCAGAGCCCCGGGGAAGGACAGATACGTGTTAAACTTCACCAACCATGTCACCTCACACAGGAGCTGCAGCACAAGTCAGGTTAAGTTGAACTGCTGGAACTGTAAGAAGCTTCTTGACACATCACCTGCTTTCTTCTGCGTGTCGTGCAAAGTGGTCCAACCACCTGATGACAGGGCATCCTACTTCACCATCATGGACTG TGACGACACATTCACGCTGGACACGCAAAAGCTGCAGAGAAGATACCTGCAGCTGCAGCGGTCTCTGCATCCAGACAACTTCAGCCAGAAATCTGTG AAGGAACAGGAGTACTCAGAAAGCCAGTCTGCCCTCGTGAACAAAGCGTACAAGACTCTGCTGAAGCCTTTGAGCCGCGGCCTTTACATG CTGGAGCTACAGGGCATGCGCATAGAAGACGGCGCCGACCCCGGAGCCGATTCTGACTTTCTGATGGAGCTGATGGAGATCAATGAAGCGCTTGATGAAGCGCAGAGTTCAAAGGAAGCTGATAAGATTGGCCAAGACACAAAAG GGAAACTGGCAGACCTGACGGAGCAGATAGACTCTGCCCTTCGTAAAG GAGAGCTTCAGGCCGCCAAAGCACTGCTTGCCCAGATGAAATACTATGCAAACATCGAGGAGAAAGTCAAggaaaaactttctgaattcatgtga
- the hscb gene encoding iron-sulfur cluster co-chaperone protein HscB isoform X2, translating into MLSSNCFRMLFASRALLHPQWPSLPKAVTCSAHCMSTSFLRKDSWHSSTNLRAPGKDRYVLNFTNHVTSHRSCSTSQVKLNCWNCKKLLDTSPAFFCVSCKVVQPPDDRASYFTIMDCDDTFTLDTQKLQRRYLQLQRSLHPDNFSQKSVKEQEYSESQSALVNKAYKTLLKPLSRGLYMLELQGMRIEDGADPGADSDFLMELMEINEALDEAQSSKEADKIGQDTKAPLGGERTVDFLGMKSAICATSR; encoded by the exons ATGTTGTCATCGAACTGTTTCCGGATGTTGTTCGCATCCCGGGCCCTGCTGCACCCTCAGTGGCCGTCTCTTCCCAAAGCTGTTACATGTTCAGCTCACTGTATGTCCaccagcttcctcaggaaggaCTCATGGCACAGCAGCACGAACCTCAGAGCCCCGGGGAAGGACAGATACGTGTTAAACTTCACCAACCATGTCACCTCACACAGGAGCTGCAGCACAAGTCAGGTTAAGTTGAACTGCTGGAACTGTAAGAAGCTTCTTGACACATCACCTGCTTTCTTCTGCGTGTCGTGCAAAGTGGTCCAACCACCTGATGACAGGGCATCCTACTTCACCATCATGGACTG TGACGACACATTCACGCTGGACACGCAAAAGCTGCAGAGAAGATACCTGCAGCTGCAGCGGTCTCTGCATCCAGACAACTTCAGCCAGAAATCTGTG AAGGAACAGGAGTACTCAGAAAGCCAGTCTGCCCTCGTGAACAAAGCGTACAAGACTCTGCTGAAGCCTTTGAGCCGCGGCCTTTACATG CTGGAGCTACAGGGCATGCGCATAGAAGACGGCGCCGACCCCGGAGCCGATTCTGACTTTCTGATGGAGCTGATGGAGATCAATGAAGCGCTTGATGAAGCGCAGAGTTCAAAGGAAGCTGATAAGATTGGCCAAGACACAAAAG CTCCTCTCGGAGGCGAGCGCACTGTCGACTTTCTAGGAATGAAAAGCGCCATATGTGCCACGTCTCGTTAA